The segment ATGTAAAGATCCCTGCTGCTTTTAAAGAAAAGATTGACCTCTCCCCGGAAGAATGTTCCGGGATCGAAAAAAGCAGCTATCTCAATTTGCTGTGTCCGGGATGGCTTTATATTGCCATAGGAGGGAATCCAAATATCGTTTACTGCAATTGCATTTGAAGAGCTTACAGTATGGATCGACTGGGAGGACAAGGTATAGGCTCCCATCAATGTCAGATACTTACTGACTTTAAAGGAAGCTAGCAGGCGGGGCTCGGGTAAAAAATGAACTGAATTAGGGCCTGATAAAAGGGTAAACCTTATGCCTGGCCGGATTGTGAACCTGTCACTTAGTGTAATCCGGTCTTCGAAATAAGCTCCTGCTTCGAGCTGAGAGATATCTTCAAGGCTTGCATTTTCGCCTGTCGGGCGGTTTGTAAGTTCCCCGTTTGTATAGAGAAATGTGCCAATAACAGGCTTCACAGAGCGTAGATTGGCAAAGATGCCTGCCTCAAGATTATGGACTTTACTTGAAATGGCCAGGTTGCTGTTAAGACCAAGCTCTTTGATCCTGCTGCTGGTGGTATTTATTGCATCTTCAGTCTGAGTTTCATCTTCATAGCGGGTCAGATGGATCTCTTCACCGGACTCTGACAGGAAATCCTGAAAGAACAGACGAGTGGTAATGCTTTTATTCGTTGTGGGCCGGTTGGTCCATGAAATCCCTGCAAGCAGATCCTTCCACCCTGAGATCACCCTGTTCTCATACAGAGTTTCAACATCATCGTCGTATTCTGTGTAGCTCGTGTACTTCTCAAGCTTGTCACGGTTAAAATAAAGGGTAAGTCTGAGGTCGTTATTTCTATTGAGAGTGCGGGATGCGTTCAGATTCAGGTCATAAAAATCAAAAAACGGGAAATGCGGGAAACTGCGGTTAAGGGTATTATTAAGAAATTTGGTTGTGCCAATCCTGCCTGCCACTGCGACAGTTGTAACGGTGTCAGGTGAAAAAGCGACACCGGCACCCGATACCAGCAGCCCGGCTGATACGGAAGTCAGGACTGTGTCAGAGACACTTCTGTCGAAATTGAAATTAACCACTGATGACAGTTTTCCCCCGTACCTTGCAGGAAATCCTCCTTTCATAACTTCCACGCCGGAGACCATGAAAGGATCGATAGCCGAGATCAGTCCCGAAAAGTGAAATGGCTGATATACCGGGAATCCGTTAAGATTAAAAAGGTTCTGGTCATATTGGCCTCCCCTTACAATAAGCCCGGCCGACCCTTCTCCTCCTGATTGGACTCCGGGGAGGTACTGGATTTTTTTCAGGAGGTCTTCACCGCTGCCAATCACGGGCAGGAAGCTCACCTCGGCAGGGGCAAATCCGGTGATTTCAAGGTTGGAGTCTCGTTTAAAACCTGGCTTACGGGATCCGGTTACTCTGATCTCTTCAATTGAAACCAGTTTGTCATAATTTAGCACCAGGGTAGTATCACTTCTGACGGTCAGATCCGACTTCATCTCTTCATATCCGCCGTATTTAATTAACAGAGTGAGGGTACCGGCAGAATGATAAAATGAGAACCTACCCCTGATATCCGTAATGTACCGGTCATCATTGACCTTAATCTCAGCTTCGGGAAGGGGAATTCCAGTCTGGGCATCAAGGACGAATCCCTCGATCCGAAGGCGTTGCCCGTTGATTAATGAGCAGACAGCCAACAGAAGTGTTATGAATAACAGTTTTTTCATACCTCAAAAATTAGAACTGCAGGGTATCTTTGTCAACAGAGTATAAAGCAAAAATACCGCATCCATTGCTGGTATTGCTGTGAAGTCTAATCGGCTCTGAGAAGGGATCATCAGATACTTTATAATACTTCCACCTGTCAATCATGTAGTTGTAATAATCATAACTCAAAGTGTAGAGAGAAACTACGTAATATGTACCGTCGCTTAGAGG is part of the Dehalobacter sp. genome and harbors:
- a CDS encoding TonB-dependent receptor codes for the protein MKKLLFITLLLAVCSLINGQRLRIEGFVLDAQTGIPLPEAEIKVNDDRYITDIRGRFSFYHSAGTLTLLIKYGGYEEMKSDLTVRSDTTLVLNYDKLVSIEEIRVTGSRKPGFKRDSNLEITGFAPAEVSFLPVIGSGEDLLKKIQYLPGVQSGGEGSAGLIVRGGQYDQNLFNLNGFPVYQPFHFSGLISAIDPFMVSGVEVMKGGFPARYGGKLSSVVNFNFDRSVSDTVLTSVSAGLLVSGAGVAFSPDTVTTVAVAGRIGTTKFLNNTLNRSFPHFPFFDFYDLNLNASRTLNRNNDLRLTLYFNRDKLEKYTSYTEYDDDVETLYENRVISGWKDLLAGISWTNRPTTNKSITTRLFFQDFLSESGEEIHLTRYEDETQTEDAINTTSSRIKELGLNSNLAISSKVHNLEAGIFANLRSVKPVIGTFLYTNGELTNRPTGENASLEDISQLEAGAYFEDRITLSDRFTIRPGIRFTLLSGPNSVHFLPEPRLLASFKVSKYLTLMGAYTLSSQSIHTVSSSNAIAVNDIWIPSYGNIKPSRTQQIEIAAFFDPGTFFRGEVNLFFKSSRDLYMYREGASFVLYPRWEDNIIPVTGLGYGAEFLLQAELHKTYALLTYTLSKTTRQSPEINNGERFDHKYDRPHDFRLSIGYKITQKLSISSSFVMQSGTVFSFYDRIIQGDLPYLEGINNIRFPLYHRLDIGLERKTYTKWGRKTFRVDIYNAYSKMNPWYLTLDNGELQQVTLFPIIPSVSYKIEF